The Arcobacter arenosus genome has a window encoding:
- a CDS encoding winged helix-turn-helix domain-containing protein, translating to MKMLLLEPDKKLAKEIVECIDATRVTLEAKIIHEEIEVYDDVAFLEECSIFVLNLKEPLNINTMRFIRENGNDAPILLICEKDIRPRMFKVIYYLSYNDVIVKDFCPEEIVFRIYKLCNLWNDDVFFINHDTFYDFKKAIFVHNDERIHLGRKEAMMLKILFIKSPCLVTFDEIIYYVYQNEIVPHERIRSIIRELRHKLPIDLIQTKKGEGYQLVKY from the coding sequence ATGAAAATGCTTCTTCTTGAACCAGACAAAAAACTTGCTAAAGAGATTGTTGAATGTATAGATGCTACAAGAGTTACCCTTGAAGCAAAGATTATACATGAAGAGATAGAAGTTTATGATGATGTGGCTTTTTTAGAAGAGTGTTCAATATTTGTTTTGAACTTAAAAGAGCCACTAAATATTAACACAATGAGATTTATTAGAGAAAATGGTAATGATGCTCCAATACTTCTCATTTGTGAAAAAGATATTCGACCACGCATGTTCAAAGTGATTTATTACCTTTCTTATAATGATGTAATAGTAAAAGACTTTTGTCCTGAAGAGATAGTTTTTAGAATCTATAAATTATGTAATTTGTGGAACGATGATGTTTTTTTTATAAATCATGATACTTTTTATGACTTTAAAAAAGCAATATTTGTTCACAATGATGAAAGGATTCACTTAGGTAGAAAAGAAGCAATGATGTTAAAAATCCTTTTTATAAAATCTCCTTGTCTTGTCACTTTTGATGAAATAATTTATTATGTTTATCAAAATGAGATTGTTCCCCATGAAAGAATTAGGTCAATTATTAGGGAGTTAAGACATAAACTTCCAATAGATTTAATACAAACAAAAAAAGGTGAAGGTTATCAACTAGTAAAATACTAG
- a CDS encoding OprD family outer membrane porin has translation MKLRTLSLMAILALNSQVMASDSLAEALTNGKVSGEVRLFTEMASNVDSTLVGPFRNANSSAVALQLNYSTGAYYGFKVNVGFQHGHSFDIENDSGAVSSGANAFATENDGRITQDGSMLYIANLQYNIAQTEFKVGRQGIVTPLIAVSNANPMKDTFEALSVVSKDLSNTEIRFYGIKKWIERYSATDETRKTNFDDPTLSLYVKNTSIPNLTLEGQYLAVRDDIGNPKNAPRATNDSYSTYFVQGDYKLPVDIPLSIGAYYAGTDYDGAVYIGATANDENARGGKGETTLYGVKIGGKVFDTAFKLAYTKVSDDNSFLGALGHTPHFFKYNGGQMFTDNIYAGQSSISAMVIPKLIPGVFTLFAYSRYSQTDKGQVVSGVDMDGASEIQADLRYKITKDLSARLQLAHVELDDSNATGNDDTMNIAKLYLTYKF, from the coding sequence ATGAAATTAAGAACGTTGTCTTTAATGGCTATACTTGCATTAAACTCGCAAGTAATGGCTAGTGATTCATTAGCAGAAGCTCTAACTAATGGTAAGGTCTCAGGGGAAGTTAGACTTTTTACAGAAATGGCTTCAAATGTAGATTCTACATTAGTTGGACCATTTAGAAATGCTAACTCTTCAGCGGTAGCTTTACAATTAAACTATTCAACTGGAGCTTATTATGGATTTAAAGTAAATGTTGGTTTCCAACATGGACATAGTTTTGATATAGAAAATGATAGTGGGGCAGTTTCAAGTGGAGCAAATGCATTTGCTACAGAAAATGATGGAAGAATTACTCAAGATGGTTCTATGTTATATATTGCAAACTTACAATATAATATTGCACAAACTGAATTTAAAGTTGGTAGACAAGGTATTGTTACTCCTTTAATTGCAGTTTCAAATGCAAACCCTATGAAAGATACATTTGAAGCTTTATCTGTAGTTTCAAAAGATCTTAGTAATACTGAAATAAGATTTTATGGAATTAAAAAATGGATTGAAAGATATAGTGCTACAGATGAAACAAGAAAAACTAATTTTGATGATCCAACTCTATCTTTATATGTAAAAAATACCTCTATCCCAAATCTAACATTAGAGGGACAATATTTAGCAGTTAGGGATGATATAGGAAATCCAAAAAATGCTCCAAGGGCAACAAATGATTCATATTCTACATATTTTGTTCAAGGTGATTACAAATTACCAGTTGATATTCCTTTATCAATAGGAGCATATTATGCAGGTACAGATTATGATGGTGCTGTATACATTGGGGCTACAGCAAATGATGAAAATGCACGAGGTGGAAAAGGTGAAACAACACTATATGGTGTAAAAATTGGTGGTAAAGTATTTGATACAGCATTTAAATTAGCTTATACAAAAGTTTCTGATGATAACTCTTTCTTAGGAGCATTAGGTCATACACCACATTTTTTCAAATATAATGGTGGACAAATGTTTACAGATAATATTTATGCAGGTCAAAGCTCTATTTCAGCTATGGTTATTCCTAAGTTGATTCCTGGCGTATTTACTCTATTTGCATATTCAAGATATTCTCAGACTGATAAAGGTCAAGTAGTATCTGGAGTAGATATGGATGGAGCATCTGAAATCCAAGCAGATTTAAGATATAAAATCACAAAAGACTTATCTGCAAGATTACAACTAGCTCATGTTGAGTTAGATGATAGTAATGCAACTGGAAATGATGACACTATGAATATTGCTAAATTATATTTAACATACAAATTCTAA
- the ribA gene encoding GTP cyclohydrolase II has protein sequence MRIHISNVAKLPTKFGEFKIQSFQEGIKEHLVIFKEPIGDIPLIRIHSECLTGDSLGSLKCDCGEQLEYALVNIADSGGMVIYLRQEGRNIGLFNKVNAYALQDKGLDTIEANHQLGFQEDERNYEIVNYILDYFDIKKIHLLTNNPKKIESLSGIEIVKRWPIIMASNKFNEDYLKTKKELMGHMI, from the coding sequence ATGAGAATACATATATCAAATGTAGCAAAATTACCTACAAAGTTTGGAGAGTTTAAAATACAATCTTTCCAAGAAGGAATAAAAGAACATTTAGTAATCTTTAAAGAACCAATAGGTGATATTCCTTTAATTAGAATTCATAGTGAATGTTTAACAGGGGATTCCTTAGGTTCACTAAAATGTGATTGTGGGGAACAATTAGAATATGCATTAGTTAATATTGCAGATTCAGGTGGTATGGTAATTTATTTAAGACAAGAGGGTAGAAATATTGGCCTTTTTAATAAAGTAAATGCTTATGCACTACAAGATAAAGGTTTAGACACAATTGAAGCAAATCATCAATTGGGATTTCAAGAAGATGAAAGAAATTATGAGATTGTAAACTACATTTTAGATTATTTTGATATAAAAAAAATACATTTATTAACAAATAACCCTAAAAAAATAGAATCTTTATCAGGTATTGAAATAGTAAAAAGATGGCCAATAATAATGGCTTCAAATAAGTTTAATGAAGATTATTTAAAAACAAAAAAAGAACTTATGGGGCATATGATTTAA
- a CDS encoding cytochrome c3 family protein: MKKNIVLFGFIGVFVGLLIALATYQGLHMTSDDKFCSVCHEMDPMVAAYQNDVHGGAGHTGIKVKCVECHLPHDSLAAYIYTKARNGVIEGAIHFFGEPEKIDWQKNREKRAHFVYDEGCISCHTTYNSNEKYSKMAQKLHKHYDSLLGTNKEISCASCHVEIGHTGLRSALNYYKPEYEYYEGKLEKERKELEKLLDEKLDRK, translated from the coding sequence ATGAAAAAGAATATAGTTTTATTTGGTTTTATTGGTGTATTTGTTGGTTTACTTATTGCCCTTGCTACATATCAAGGTTTGCATATGACAAGTGATGATAAGTTTTGTTCAGTGTGTCATGAGATGGATCCTATGGTTGCTGCCTATCAAAATGATGTACATGGTGGAGCAGGTCATACTGGTATAAAAGTTAAATGTGTAGAGTGTCACTTGCCACACGATTCTTTGGCTGCTTATATTTATACAAAAGCTAGAAATGGTGTGATAGAAGGTGCTATTCATTTCTTTGGTGAACCAGAAAAAATTGATTGGCAAAAAAATAGAGAAAAAAGAGCTCATTTTGTTTATGATGAAGGATGTATAAGCTGTCATACAACATATAATTCAAATGAAAAATATAGTAAAATGGCACAGAAACTACACAAACACTATGATAGCTTACTTGGAACAAATAAAGAGATTAGTTGTGCATCATGTCATGTTGAAATCGGTCATACAGGACTAAGAAGTGCTCTTAACTACTATAAACCTGAGTATGAATATTATGAAGGTAAATTAGAAAAAGAAAGAAAAGAGCTTGAAAAATTACTAGATGAGAAACTAGATAGGAAATAG
- a CDS encoding flavocytochrome c, giving the protein MKTENISRREALRMGALGAAGLAMFGGINAMASETPKAKDVKFDEEYDVIVIGTGFAGLAAAAKAAQRGLSVLILEKMGRIGGNSVINGGGMAVPNNHLQKKHGIKDSNELFIKDCLKAGLGINHVELLETIANRAFDAFNFSVECGAKWQDVKPAWFGGHSVARTIVTENMSGSGVIKPMTKFVQELPGCKIVRRTKFDQFVLDDNGRVVGITARFGYRFDDKLLSDDKENKTGKPVAYGAKKGVILATGGFAADKYYRKLQDPRLGVDQDATNHKGATAGALLEAFKIGAMPIHIGWIQQGPWASPDERGFGIAPLMTQQGLFKYGMAVDVRNGKRFMNELADRKTRADAEYVILHEKADAYPVAIGTYNTFSEQLIPLLDKALQSNVMKKYETIEELAKAYGIPLKPLKESIKKYNAGVKKGVDEFGKPVKAFNGQGVEDKGPYYAVRLMPKPHHTMGGLKINTKAQVISSETHEPIPGLYAAGEVTGGTHGASRLGTVAVTDCLTFGMIAGENI; this is encoded by the coding sequence ATGAAAACAGAAAACATTTCAAGAAGAGAAGCCCTAAGAATGGGTGCGTTAGGTGCTGCTGGTTTAGCAATGTTTGGTGGAATTAATGCAATGGCATCTGAAACACCAAAAGCTAAAGATGTAAAATTTGATGAAGAGTATGATGTAATCGTTATTGGTACAGGTTTTGCTGGATTAGCTGCTGCTGCAAAAGCTGCACAAAGAGGGTTATCTGTATTAATCCTTGAAAAAATGGGTAGAATTGGTGGAAACTCTGTTATTAATGGTGGTGGTATGGCTGTACCAAATAACCATTTACAAAAAAAGCATGGTATTAAAGATTCAAATGAGTTATTTATCAAAGATTGTTTAAAAGCTGGTCTTGGTATTAACCATGTTGAATTACTAGAAACAATTGCAAATAGAGCTTTTGATGCATTTAACTTCTCAGTTGAGTGTGGTGCTAAATGGCAAGATGTTAAACCTGCTTGGTTTGGTGGACACTCAGTTGCAAGAACTATTGTTACTGAAAATATGAGTGGATCAGGTGTAATTAAACCAATGACTAAATTTGTTCAAGAACTTCCTGGTTGTAAAATTGTAAGAAGAACTAAGTTTGATCAATTTGTTTTAGATGATAATGGAAGAGTTGTAGGTATTACAGCAAGATTTGGATATAGATTTGATGACAAATTATTAAGTGATGATAAAGAGAATAAAACTGGTAAACCTGTTGCATATGGTGCAAAAAAAGGTGTTATTCTAGCTACTGGTGGATTTGCTGCTGATAAATATTATAGAAAACTTCAAGACCCAAGATTAGGTGTTGATCAAGATGCAACAAACCATAAAGGTGCGACTGCAGGAGCTTTATTAGAAGCATTTAAAATTGGTGCAATGCCAATTCATATTGGATGGATTCAACAAGGACCATGGGCAAGCCCTGATGAAAGAGGATTTGGTATTGCTCCACTTATGACTCAACAAGGTTTATTTAAATATGGTATGGCTGTTGATGTTAGAAATGGTAAAAGATTTATGAACGAATTAGCTGATAGAAAAACTAGAGCTGATGCTGAATATGTGATTTTACATGAAAAAGCTGATGCTTATCCTGTTGCAATTGGTACATATAATACATTCTCTGAACAATTAATTCCATTATTAGATAAAGCACTTCAATCTAATGTTATGAAAAAATATGAAACTATTGAAGAGTTAGCAAAAGCTTATGGAATACCATTAAAACCATTAAAAGAAAGTATTAAAAAATACAACGCTGGTGTTAAAAAAGGTGTTGATGAGTTTGGTAAACCGGTTAAAGCATTTAATGGTCAAGGGGTTGAAGATAAAGGTCCTTATTATGCAGTTAGACTTATGCCAAAACCTCACCATACAATGGGTGGATTAAAAATTAATACAAAAGCACAAGTTATTTCATCTGAAACACACGAACCAATCCCAGGATTATATGCTGCTGGTGAGGTTACTGGTGGTACTCATGGTGCAAGTAGACTTGGAACAGTTGCAGTTACTGACTGCTTAACATTTGGTATGATAGCTGGAGAAAATATTTAG
- a CDS encoding cytochrome c3 family protein translates to MKKRIKDVLVIGTLLSLSAILLYGGANQAPPEKKVVVSEEVKKEFPVKSHHAELSFECVFCHEGQGDDPKQFSAPGDDGCLSCHKTKEFLAKRLEFMDKLHVNPHNSIHDGPVLFCDECHMEHEPSRNMCIECHEHDIKLWMKDTP, encoded by the coding sequence ATGAAAAAAAGAATTAAAGATGTTTTAGTTATTGGAACTCTTTTATCTTTAAGTGCAATATTATTATATGGAGGTGCAAATCAAGCACCTCCTGAGAAGAAAGTTGTTGTCTCAGAGGAAGTAAAAAAAGAGTTCCCTGTCAAATCTCATCATGCCGAATTATCATTTGAATGTGTATTTTGTCATGAGGGGCAAGGAGATGATCCTAAACAGTTCTCTGCTCCAGGAGATGATGGTTGTCTGTCATGTCATAAAACAAAAGAGTTTTTGGCAAAAAGGTTAGAGTTTATGGATAAACTTCATGTTAATCCCCATAATTCAATTCATGATGGACCTGTTTTATTTTGTGATGAGTGTCATATGGAACATGAACCATCTAGAAATATGTGTATTGAGTGTCATGAACATGACATTAAACTTTGGATGAAGGATACACCATGA